AGAAGCTCAAGCGGGGCAATGCGGCTGAGGTCACTTACGGAGCCTATGTCGGCGAGGCTGTGGAGATAGATCATATCGTGCCTTTCAGCATTGCACCGGAAGTGGGCAATGAGCTTGCCAATCTTGAAATGCTGCCGCGCTCGGTGAACCGGAGCAAATCCGACAAGGTGACGGACCGGCAACTCGACCACGCAGAAAAGTTGCAAGCGGCCGGGCTTTTGAGCGATGAGACAATGGAGAAGATGAGAACGCGTCTGGGGCGCTAGAGCGGTGCGGCCTTATTTCCCTGCAAACCTCCGATGCTGATGGCACCGGAGGTTTTGCTTTCTTTGGGGTAAGGAGAATATGCTTCATAAACCTCCCCTGATCCGCGTAACAGAATCGTAACGTTCCCGTCATTTTTCTGTCATCCATTCCCCCTAATGTGGTCGGACTTGGGCGCGTGCCCGGGAAACATTACTGATCAATGACCATGAAATGGAACACTGCGGTTCTGGGATTTTTATGCGGGTTCGCCGTGACGCTCGGCGGGCACGCGCAGGAACAGATCGCTGATACGCGCAGCGCCCTGCAGAAATGGGTGGAGACACGCCAGATGACCTCCAAGTTGCGGGCCGATTGGGCTGCGGAGAGGGAGTTGCTGCAGGAATCCATCAAGATGTTCGAGCGTGAGTCCAAGAATCTCGATGAGCTCATCGCCAAGGTGGACACGGGCAATGAAGTGGCCCGGAAAGAACAAGCGGAGCAGCAGAAACTTGAGGCCGAGTACAAGATTGCGATCGAGCGGGTCAAAAGCCTTTTGGACCATCTGGAGAAGAAAACGGTGACACTTGCCAAGACGTTCCCGCCTCCGCTCGCCGAGAAGCTGGACGGTTTCGTGAAGCGCATCCCTGAAGATCCGGCCGCGACGAAGTTGTCTGCCGGTCAGCGGATGCAGGCGTTGGTCGCCATTCTCGCCGAGGCGGACAAATTCAACGGGGCCATTTCCGTGGTCAGCGAGCTGCGCAAGAACGCAGCGGGTGCCGAAGTGCAGGTGCGCACGATGTATCTTGGCCTGGCCCAAGCCTACTACGCAGACAAATCCGGCCAGCTCGCCGGGGTGGGCCTGCCTTCAGCGGAAGGCTGGAAGTGGAGTGATGAGCCCTCGCTGGCTCCGGCGATCATCAAGGTGATCGCCATCCATGAGAGCGAACAACCTGTCAGCTTTGTCACCTTGCCGGTGAAGATCCAATGATTTCCATGAAATTTCGCCACGTTTTTTTTAGCGGCTTGTTGGGGCTTGGCCTCACGCTGGGTGTTTCAGCCCAGGATTTCAACTCTGTCTCCAGTTCGGCCAAGGCCGATCTTGAAAAGGCGCTGACCGAACTTTCTGCTTTGCAGAAACAGGTGGGGGAGGAGCGGATACCGATCGCCCAGACTTTGAGCAAGGCCGAAGACACGGTGCTGACCAAGCGCAAAGACTATGAAAAAGCCCAGCGTTCCCGTGACAACGAACTGGTGGATCTGAACGTCCTGAAGGATCAGGTCAAGAAGAAGAGGGAGGAACTGGATTACCTGAACGGGCTGCTGCAGGAATTCTCCAGTCTGTTCGAGTCACGTCTGCACATCAGCGAGCTTCAGGTCTATGCCGATCAATCCCGCGAGGTCCGGCTCAAGGCGGAGAATCCCGATCTTTCGATCCAGTCGCGCCTGGAGTTGCAAATGGGATTCGTGGACCGTGCCATCGAACGTCTCAATCATTTGAGCGGCGGTCACACGTTTGACGCAAGCGTCTTGGGGGCATCCGGGGTCAAGGAGAAGGGCAAAGTGACGTTGCTTGGTCCGGTGGCCATCTTTGCGTCGGCACAAGGCGGAGGCCTGGTTGATCGGCAGGTGGGATCGCTGGAGCCGGCGGTGATCAGTCTGGATCCGACGCTTACCGGCGGCATCAAGACAGTGGTGGAAACGGGCAGCGGCGGCCTGCCCTTGGATGCGTCGTTGGGCAACGCGTTGAAAATTGAAGCGACGAAGGACGGTTTCATCGAGCACATCGTGAAGGGTGGTTTTGTGATGTATCCGATCGTGGGCATCGCCTTGGCCGCACTGATTGTGGGTATCATCAAGTGGTTCCAGTTGACCTCCATACCCATGGCTTCCCGCCGGGATTTGCAGCTCATCCTTGATCGCCTGACCAAAGGCAACCAGCAGGGCGCGCTGGAACATGCTGAAACAATCAAGGGCCCTTCCGGACAGCTTCTCGCCACGGCGGTCACCCATGCCCAGGAAAGCAAGGAATACATCGAGGAAGTCTTGTATGAGCGCATGCTGAACGTGAAACCAGTATTGGAGAAGATGCTGCCTTTCATCGCACTGACGGCCGCCACGGCTCCCTTGTTGGGCCTTTTGGGAACGGTGACGGGCATGATCACCACGTTCAACATGATCAGTGTGTTCGGCACGGGCGATCCGAAGACCCTTTCCGGCGGCATCTCGGAAGCTCTTATCACAACGGAGTGGGGGCTTTATGTGGCGATTCCCGCATTGCTGATCCATTCAGTTCTGTCCCGCAAGGTGAAGGCGATCATGGGAGACATGGAACAGATGTCCGTCGCCTTCATCAACGGCGTGCCTGAGCAGATACCGGCTGAACCGGTGAAGTGACCTGCGGCCAGTGAATGTTGAACGATATGGAAGCACTTATCCAAAAAATCATCCACATCTGGGTGGCGGGCGGCTGGACCATGATTCCGCTGCTCTTGGTCAGCCTGTATATTTACGGGCTGGGCGCATCTATGCTGGCCTATTTCAGCCGCCGCGGGCATTCGCGCATCACGGAGAAGCAATGGCGCCAGTGGGTGATCGATCCGGCGAAAGCCGAAGGAGAGATCGGTGAAATTATCCGTTATACCCAGGACGAGGTGAAGACAGAGGATGAAATACACAACCGTTTTTCGGAGGTGGTTTCTTCCAAGATTCCGGCCATCAACCGCCAGATATCGGTCTTGAACGTGCTGGTGAATGTTGCGC
This DNA window, taken from Verrucomicrobiia bacterium, encodes the following:
- a CDS encoding DUF3450 family protein, whose translation is MKWNTAVLGFLCGFAVTLGGHAQEQIADTRSALQKWVETRQMTSKLRADWAAERELLQESIKMFERESKNLDELIAKVDTGNEVARKEQAEQQKLEAEYKIAIERVKSLLDHLEKKTVTLAKTFPPPLAEKLDGFVKRIPEDPAATKLSAGQRMQALVAILAEADKFNGAISVVSELRKNAAGAEVQVRTMYLGLAQAYYADKSGQLAGVGLPSAEGWKWSDEPSLAPAIIKVIAIHESEQPVSFVTLPVKIQ
- a CDS encoding MotA/TolQ/ExbB proton channel family protein: MKFRHVFFSGLLGLGLTLGVSAQDFNSVSSSAKADLEKALTELSALQKQVGEERIPIAQTLSKAEDTVLTKRKDYEKAQRSRDNELVDLNVLKDQVKKKREELDYLNGLLQEFSSLFESRLHISELQVYADQSREVRLKAENPDLSIQSRLELQMGFVDRAIERLNHLSGGHTFDASVLGASGVKEKGKVTLLGPVAIFASAQGGGLVDRQVGSLEPAVISLDPTLTGGIKTVVETGSGGLPLDASLGNALKIEATKDGFIEHIVKGGFVMYPIVGIALAALIVGIIKWFQLTSIPMASRRDLQLILDRLTKGNQQGALEHAETIKGPSGQLLATAVTHAQESKEYIEEVLYERMLNVKPVLEKMLPFIALTAATAPLLGLLGTVTGMITTFNMISVFGTGDPKTLSGGISEALITTEWGLYVAIPALLIHSVLSRKVKAIMGDMEQMSVAFINGVPEQIPAEPVK
- a CDS encoding MotA/TolQ/ExbB proton channel family protein, producing the protein MEALIQKIIHIWVAGGWTMIPLLLVSLYIYGLGASMLAYFSRRGHSRITEKQWRQWVIDPAKAEGEIGEIIRYTQDEVKTEDEIHNRFSEVVSSKIPAINRQISVLNVLVNVAPLLGLLGTVLGMLATFSAIAQSSGTKTIDAISAGISEALITTEMGLLIALPGFVLTAMVKRKRDEYEGFLASLESFTVLQFKHRSDLDDDDDAQTANDSAMDADSGLNPATT